A region from the Streptosporangium sp. NBC_01756 genome encodes:
- a CDS encoding nucleosidase: MELVGKITADRPLLVLAVKEEAQFLDTDLPVLLTGMGKVNAAVALATALAHGPRPAHIVNLGTAGALRPGWTGTHVVGAVIQHDLDTDLLRTLTGEAYGAALTLDVEDGPVLATGDAFIANEAAREHLAIQAHLVDMEGYALATAAARAGVPLRIVKHVSDDAGEGAAKSWRESVADCAQALAAWATRHLALR; the protein is encoded by the coding sequence ATGGAACTCGTCGGGAAAATCACCGCCGACCGCCCGTTGCTCGTGCTCGCGGTCAAGGAGGAAGCGCAGTTCCTCGACACGGACCTGCCGGTGCTGCTCACCGGCATGGGCAAGGTCAACGCCGCGGTCGCGCTGGCCACCGCCCTCGCGCACGGGCCCCGTCCGGCCCACATCGTCAACCTCGGCACCGCTGGGGCGCTGCGCCCGGGGTGGACGGGCACCCACGTCGTCGGCGCTGTGATCCAGCACGACCTGGACACCGACCTACTGCGCACCCTCACCGGCGAGGCCTACGGAGCGGCGCTGACACTGGACGTGGAGGACGGCCCGGTCCTGGCGACCGGCGACGCCTTCATCGCCAACGAGGCCGCACGCGAGCACCTCGCGATCCAGGCCCACCTGGTCGACATGGAAGGCTACGCCCTGGCGACGGCAGCGGCCCGAGCCGGTGTCCCGCTCCGCATCGTCAAGCACGTCAGCGACGACGCGGGCGAAGGCGCGGCGAAAAGCTGGCGCGAGTCGGTGGCCGACTGCGCACAGGCCCTCGCCGCCTGGGCCACCCGCCACCTGGCGCTCCGGTGA
- a CDS encoding M48 family metallopeptidase, with translation MRFALLVALLMASSSLMVIYVAIALSSYDGFGCSLAAGVAPDSDPASAVIAKRALQWEAYFACTKRYASPPPWWVPAGWWAILALFTAALFWALPAWKARRSRVVPLATMDSDCEIAGMVAELSTVAGLARPPRVVVDPASASDGAVVFGRSGRATVRLDGGLVATRRADPHRFRAVLLHEFAHIANRDVTITYLTVAMWRVYTVVALPLFLAWCAWMFWGASDSVVWSSEAPIVTRGLLLTGLLTGLVYLARWDVLRSREIYADLAAVRWGADPAGWSAGSPVPVIGPGRRALRSFVELWRPHPRWDTRQIALTNPAVLFGVRALPLLLTGMTAAITHTHMMYAITQYILLTLWMQHLAALVSAGLVAGVVGIALWRAVVYAALTGQPTPSSARAGLWLGLGMAAGGVAAGQGTVNDWLPARPWLLVLVVLAGMAFTWWLTRCAQLWVAAWHGRSLRPVALLNASTAALALSLWLLWWQTQGVAFAAGWSIDIADVRDYLASSMVGRESDPPPVSWLDVLLVAIMTVMSTVTTAPLALVAVAGLWVVPLLAWLPRPGTGPPRWLRDAASGDGHAPLGPPPPGLRRVLVPILIGGASGGAAAVALFAWLHARKQVESSPTAFLVATLAGMLLVLLASAALAAYAGRTAVPAHRLPAALIGAGGATLLSFAAIVALRAADGCVPALAIDAGPCSWNLAVAKQLLADILLPAFPITVLVAGVVALPKARTARRPGPTQSTGPTRPGSPVSTVLGRACALVLVAAALAVATVAAVQRSPQASRLPAPAEVQQAARNGGAMVDEDAPVSAQSRALQVEAWRDRGGGRLMDSFYHHRRELFAMGTAEINAGKSIAGLDSVRPLCLDIANDARAAYRFFRVPDPKAQELWESFYEDAVLGGTYCQRSLDADDADRFNAAMRRLTTAQDTSHAIDDRIDALIRAGRL, from the coding sequence GTGCGATTCGCGCTCCTGGTCGCCCTGCTGATGGCGAGCAGCAGCCTGATGGTGATCTACGTGGCCATCGCGCTGTCCTCGTACGACGGGTTCGGCTGTTCGCTGGCGGCCGGGGTGGCCCCGGACAGCGATCCGGCGTCGGCAGTGATAGCGAAACGCGCGCTTCAGTGGGAGGCATACTTCGCCTGCACCAAGCGCTACGCCTCGCCGCCGCCGTGGTGGGTGCCGGCCGGCTGGTGGGCGATCTTGGCTCTGTTCACGGCTGCGCTGTTCTGGGCGCTGCCAGCGTGGAAGGCCCGCCGTAGTCGGGTGGTGCCGCTGGCCACGATGGACTCCGACTGCGAGATCGCGGGCATGGTGGCCGAACTGTCCACGGTCGCGGGCCTGGCCCGTCCGCCCCGGGTGGTGGTCGATCCGGCCTCGGCGTCGGACGGGGCGGTCGTGTTCGGCCGATCCGGGCGGGCAACGGTGCGCCTGGACGGTGGCCTGGTCGCCACGCGGAGGGCTGATCCGCACCGGTTCCGGGCGGTCCTGTTGCACGAATTCGCCCACATCGCCAACCGGGACGTGACCATCACCTACCTGACTGTGGCCATGTGGCGGGTGTACACCGTGGTCGCCCTGCCACTCTTCCTGGCCTGGTGCGCCTGGATGTTCTGGGGCGCCTCGGACTCGGTGGTGTGGTCCAGCGAGGCACCGATCGTCACTCGCGGCCTGCTGCTCACCGGTCTGCTCACCGGTCTGGTCTATCTGGCCCGATGGGACGTGCTACGCAGCCGGGAAATCTACGCCGACCTCGCCGCCGTACGCTGGGGTGCCGATCCGGCGGGCTGGTCTGCGGGCAGCCCCGTGCCGGTCATCGGCCCCGGGCGCCGCGCTCTGCGCTCGTTCGTCGAACTGTGGCGGCCGCACCCGCGATGGGACACCCGGCAGATCGCGCTAACGAACCCCGCCGTGCTGTTCGGCGTACGCGCGCTTCCGCTGCTGCTGACCGGCATGACCGCGGCGATCACGCACACCCACATGATGTACGCCATCACCCAGTACATCCTGTTGACCCTGTGGATGCAGCACTTGGCGGCGCTGGTCTCGGCCGGTCTGGTCGCGGGCGTGGTGGGCATCGCGCTGTGGCGCGCCGTGGTGTATGCGGCGCTGACCGGTCAGCCGACTCCGTCCAGCGCACGAGCGGGTCTGTGGCTCGGGCTCGGCATGGCGGCGGGCGGGGTGGCCGCAGGCCAGGGGACAGTCAATGATTGGCTGCCCGCCAGACCGTGGCTGCTGGTGCTCGTCGTGCTGGCCGGGATGGCGTTCACCTGGTGGCTGACCCGGTGCGCACAGTTGTGGGTGGCCGCCTGGCACGGCCGGTCGCTGCGACCGGTGGCGCTGTTGAACGCGTCCACCGCGGCCCTGGCACTGTCACTCTGGTTGCTCTGGTGGCAGACCCAGGGGGTCGCGTTCGCGGCGGGGTGGTCGATCGACATCGCCGATGTCCGGGACTATCTGGCGTCCTCCATGGTGGGCCGGGAATCGGACCCTCCGCCCGTGTCGTGGCTCGACGTCCTCCTCGTCGCAATCATGACCGTGATGAGCACCGTGACCACCGCACCGCTCGCCCTGGTGGCGGTCGCCGGCCTGTGGGTCGTGCCGTTGCTGGCGTGGTTGCCGCGCCCCGGCACCGGCCCACCCCGCTGGCTGCGCGACGCGGCGTCCGGCGACGGCCACGCCCCGCTCGGCCCACCGCCCCCGGGCCTGCGCCGGGTACTCGTCCCGATCCTGATCGGCGGCGCGTCCGGTGGCGCTGCGGCGGTGGCGCTGTTCGCCTGGCTGCACGCGCGCAAGCAGGTCGAGTCCTCGCCCACCGCCTTCCTGGTGGCGACCCTGGCCGGGATGCTCCTGGTCTTGCTGGCCTCGGCTGCGCTGGCGGCGTACGCCGGTCGGACAGCGGTGCCCGCGCACCGACTGCCGGCCGCTCTGATCGGCGCGGGCGGCGCCACCCTGCTCAGCTTCGCGGCCATTGTCGCGTTGCGCGCCGCCGATGGATGCGTGCCCGCGCTGGCCATCGACGCGGGGCCATGCTCCTGGAACCTCGCCGTGGCGAAGCAACTGCTCGCCGACATCCTCCTTCCCGCCTTCCCGATCACGGTGTTGGTGGCGGGTGTGGTCGCCCTCCCCAAGGCGCGTACTGCGAGGCGGCCCGGACCGACGCAATCGACAGGACCGACGCGGCCGGGATCGCCGGTATCGACAGTGCTTGGCCGGGCCTGCGCGCTGGTCCTGGTCGCTGCCGCGCTGGCGGTGGCCACCGTGGCCGCCGTCCAGCGGTCGCCACAGGCCTCCCGCCTACCCGCACCTGCAGAGGTCCAGCAGGCTGCCCGCAATGGGGGAGCCATGGTGGACGAGGATGCCCCGGTGTCAGCCCAGTCGAGAGCGTTGCAAGTGGAGGCGTGGCGCGATCGTGGTGGTGGCCGGCTGATGGACAGCTTCTACCACCATCGCCGCGAACTGTTCGCGATGGGCACGGCCGAGATCAACGCCGGGAAGAGCATCGCCGGCCTGGACAGCGTCCGACCGCTGTGCCTCGACATCGCGAACGATGCCCGCGCCGCGTACCGCTTTTTCCGGGTCCCCGACCCCAAGGCCCAAGAACTGTGGGAAAGCTTCTATGAGGACGCCGTGCTGGGCGGGACGTACTGCCAGCGGTCCCTCGACGCGGACGACGCCGACAGGTTCAACGCCGCCATGCGCCGGCTAACCACCGCCCAGGACACCAGCCACGCCATCGATGACCGTATCGACGCTTTGATCCGTGCGGGCAGGCTGTGA